In Ostrea edulis chromosome 6, xbOstEdul1.1, whole genome shotgun sequence, a single window of DNA contains:
- the LOC125648344 gene encoding PHD finger protein 21A-like, with translation MMSRNDLDSIQVQLKISIQNHQALVTSMKNEPQNAELKKKLHELQKEIFILSEKQRGIVQRLRSDIVNRQPNQQAPVQRNTLTKSQESQPQPAHIMPRPIQPRPIQPAPPLQPIVLRQPVQAIQPKPLIENIPPSPSTGTRVSTDSAPQKPGSPPIRVPTYHRPSILQGSKSPISNKSHHVTSSFVRKPSDSDNKEFTKPADKKQVSQEEKEKMTFIAALDLVTQETLKEMQNRRYERKRRTTANPLYNFEPERKRPQNLMLASSISNPPNGKRGRGRPPKSRSPNSSVPGTPESTDGLITNGMTRPNNDVHDDFCAVCNQSGQLLLCDTCSKVYHLQCLDPPLSEIPDGRWSCQKCRASGRASWSSDALARVNNFITNKSSKEEERRRLQRRNSDLLSEKSQLENKNKQFNDNLMVQMQRRDDLLEKNKLHQQKVESLKNFIKLLQNS, from the exons ATGATGTCCCGTAATGATTTAGATTCGATACAGGTGCAGCTGAAAATTTCTATTCAGAACCATCAG GCTCTAGTCACGTCCATGAAAAACGAACCACAG AATGCGGAATTGAAGAAGAAACTCCATGAGTTAcagaaagaaatattcattttaagtGAGAAACAA AGAGGCATAGTCCAGAGACTGCGATCAGACATAGTGAACAGACAGCCGAACCAACAGGCCCCAGTGCAGAGAAACACTCTTACCAAATCTCAAGAATCTCAGCCTCAGCCAGCTCACATCATGCCCCGCCCAATTCAGCCCCGCCCAATCCAGCCTGCCCCACCTTTACAACCCATTGTTCTGAGGCAGCCTGTGCAAGCTATTCAG CCCAAGCCATTGATTGAAAATATCCCACCAAGTCCGAGCACAGGAACACGGGTTAGTACAGACTCGGCTCCTCAGAAACCAGGTTCACCTCCGATAAGGGTACCCACATACCACAGACCCTCAATTTTACAG GGAAGCAAGTCTCCCATTAGCAACAAAAGTCATCATGTGACTTCCTCCTTTGTAAGGAAACCTTCAGACTCAGATAACAAAGAGTTCACCAAACCAGCAGACAAGAAACAGGTCTCTCAGGAGGAAAAAGAA AAAATGACATTTATAGCTGCATTGGATTTGGTGACCCAAGAGACTCTGAAAG AAATGCAAAACAGAAGATATGAGAGAAAGAGGCGGACCACCGCTAATCCACTGTACAACTTTGAGCCAGAG AGAAAAAGGCCGCAAAACTTGATGTTGGCATCCTCCATTTCAAATCCACCCAATGGGAAAAGAGGACGAG GTCGTCCCCCAAAGTCTCGTTCACCCAACAGCAGTGTTCCAGGAACTCCTGAAAGTACTGATGGTCTCATTACTAATGGAATGACCAGACCTAATAAC GATGTCCATGATGACTTTTGTGCAGTGTGTAACCAGTCTGGACAACTCCTCCTGTGTGACACCTGCAGTAAGGTATATCACCTCCAGTGTTTGGATCCACCCCTCAGTGAGATCCCTGATGGGAGGTGGAGCTGTCAGAAGTGTAGG GCAAGTGGACGAGCGAGCTGGTCTTCTGATGCATTAGCTCGAGTGAACAACTTCATCACAAATAAGTCAT CCAAAGAAGAAGAAAGGCGGAGGTTACAGAGAAGGAACAGTGACTTGTTGAGTGAGAAGTCACAACTAGAGAACAAAAACAAACAGTTCAATGACAATCTGATG GTTCAGATGCAGAGGCGGGATGATCTTCTGGAGAAGAACAAGCTTCACCAACAGAAAGTCGAAAGTCTGAAAAACTTCATCAAACTACTACAGAACTCCTAA